A region of Armatimonadota bacterium DNA encodes the following proteins:
- a CDS encoding PEP-CTERM sorting domain-containing protein (PEP-CTERM proteins occur, often in large numbers, in the proteomes of bacteria that also encode an exosortase, a predicted intramembrane cysteine proteinase. The presence of a PEP-CTERM domain at a protein's C-terminus predicts cleavage within the sorting domain, followed by covalent anchoring to some some component of the (usually Gram-negative) cell surface. Many PEP-CTERM proteins exhibit an unusual sequence composition that includes large numbers of potential glycosylation sites. Expression of one such protein has been shown restore the ability of a bacterium to form floc, a type of biofilm.) gives MGKSLAILFTALLLLAATAAWSLPLNGYNEIVNPGFETGTLYGWQTGGDIVVGIDGPDNGYAATCKTPGGDLWLRQIVDDSLSPDWLPNGNAKYIDLMAQVAWSGWLPQDASVSFRLDWWDERYNGECNPTLLPYYFGAPPAAGDPALGYYVSDWVTVPLAGVPALAWQTVNPFNQILLPIQPKWVSVEVTFVQPNGVSVWLDNVNLTGKCVPEPSGLLLLLGGVAPFAFRFVRRK, from the coding sequence ATGGGAAAATCTCTCGCGATCCTCTTCACAGCTCTACTACTGCTTGCGGCTACGGCAGCCTGGTCTCTTCCGCTGAATGGCTACAACGAGATAGTCAACCCGGGCTTTGAGACAGGAACGCTGTACGGCTGGCAGACCGGCGGCGATATCGTCGTGGGCATTGACGGCCCTGACAACGGCTACGCCGCCACCTGCAAGACACCCGGTGGAGACCTCTGGCTTCGTCAGATCGTTGACGACTCACTCAGTCCCGACTGGCTGCCGAACGGCAACGCAAAGTACATTGACCTCATGGCCCAGGTTGCGTGGTCCGGCTGGCTTCCCCAGGACGCGTCGGTTTCGTTCCGACTGGACTGGTGGGACGAGAGATACAACGGTGAGTGCAATCCGACGCTTCTGCCCTACTACTTCGGCGCGCCTCCCGCGGCCGGCGACCCCGCGCTGGGATACTACGTCAGCGACTGGGTAACCGTGCCGCTCGCGGGCGTTCCGGCCCTGGCATGGCAGACGGTCAACCCGTTCAACCAGATACTGCTTCCGATCCAGCCCAAGTGGGTATCGGTCGAGGTCACCTTCGTGCAGCCGAACGGCGTGTCCGTCTGGCTGGACAACGTGAACCTGACCGGAAAGTGCGTGCCCGAGCCATCCGGACTGCTTCTCCTCCTCGGAGGGGTTGCCCCGTTCGCGTTCAGGTTCGTTCGCAGGAAGTAG